The Oncorhynchus clarkii lewisi isolate Uvic-CL-2024 chromosome 31, UVic_Ocla_1.0, whole genome shotgun sequence genome includes the window TAAACCCTACAGCCTCGTAgttctgaaggagagagagataaaccccTTATAAACCCTACAGCCATGTAGTTCTGAAGGAGAGAGATAAACCCCTTATAAACCCTACAGCCTCGTAgttctgaaggagagagagataacccCCTTATAAACCCTACAGCCTCGTAgttctgaaggagagagagataaatccCTTATAAACCCTACAGCCTCGTAgttctgaaggagagagagaaggttaacAGGAGCTATTCAATAATAGCAAGTCCAGCTTATTTTATTATCTCACAGGACAAGCTGGCTTCACACCCAACAGCAAAAACAGTTacgttacaacacacacacacacacacacacacacacacacacacacacacacacacacacacactttactacAGAGCACAAACTTTACTGAAGCTTCATGTCATCTCCTCTGTCTTATGTGTTATTGAACCCTCTACTACATCCTCTATTAGTCCTTTATACCATAACCTCATCACCCCTCTACTACATCCTCTATTAGTCCTTTATACCATAACCTCATCACCCCTCTACTACATCCTCTATTAGTCCTTTATACCATAACCTCATCACCCCTCTGCTACATCCTCTATTAGTCCTTTATACCATAACCTCATCACCCCTCTACTACATCCTCTATTAGTCCtttataccataaccccatcacCCCTCTACTACATCCTCTATTAGCCCTTTATACCATAACCTCATCACCCCTCTACTACATCCTCTATTAGTCCTTTATACCAAAACCTCATCACCCCTCTACTGATGAGGTGATGAGGTTATGGTCATTTATACCATAACCTCATCACCCCTCTACTACATCCTATTAGTCAACATGATGCCTGACTGACTGAGCTGAACCCACATTCAACTCTCTAAACCTGGACAGAAAAACTGGGTCAATCTAATGAAAACTCTAGTAGGGCTGTTACAGACTAACATAGAAACAGAATGATGCTCGTACACCTGCTGAGTGAGTGATACCAAGCATGATACCAATCCATTAGAATTCACTATCGCTCATTATCCTGCACCCACCCCGCAGTATCTGTCCTGGTTGAAGATCTGCGGAGGTAGAGGGTTCCCTGCAGCGGGTCGAGCCTCCTCCGGAACATTCTCTCTCATCCACTTCCTGTTGTCCTCATTGGCAGCGATGTCACACTCCTCAAACTCAATCTTATTGGCTGACAGGAAGCCCATCACATCCTGCTGCTGTTTCTTTATCTgtaagaaggggaggagggatgtgTTCATTTCATATTCATATTGTCTTTCTTTTTGTTATCTCTTCTGTGAGGAACTGAAGTCAGCTGTACTGAGAACTGTGTAGAGTCAGCTGTACTGAGAACAGTGTAGAGTCAGCTGTACTGAGAACTGTGTAGAGTCAGCTGTACTGAGAACAGTGTAGAGTCAGCTGTACTGAGAACTGTGTAGAGTCAGCTGTACTGAGaactgtctagagtcagctgtaCTGAGAACAGTGTAGAGTCAGCTGTACTGAGagctgtctagagtcagctgtaCTGAGAACTGTGTAGAGTCAGCTGTACTGAGAACTGTGTAGAGTCAGCTGTACTGAGAACTGTGTAGAGTCAGCTGTACTGAGAGCTGTGTAGAGTCAGCTGTACTGAGagctgtctagagtcagctgtaCTGAGagctgtctagagtcagctgtaCTGAGAACAGTGTAGAGTCAGCTGTACTGAGAACTGTGTAGAGTCAGCTGTACTGAGAACTGTGTAGAGTCAGCTGTACTGAGAGCTGTCTAGGGTCAGCTGTACTGAGagctgtctagagtcagctgtaCTGAGAGCTGTCTAGAGTCAACTGTACTGAGAACTGTGTAGAGTCAGCTGTACTGAGagctgtcta containing:
- the LOC139390552 gene encoding SH3 domain-binding glutamic acid-rich-like protein, with translation MVIKVYIATSSGSTSIKKQQQDVMGFLSANKIEFEECDIAANEDNRKWMRENVPEEARPAAGNPLPPQIFNQDRYCGNYEAFFDAREDNIVYAFLGLTAPPGSKEAEALAKREQQ